One window of Bacteroidetes bacterium GWF2_43_63 genomic DNA carries:
- a CDS encoding transposase, whose amino-acid sequence MKIIKFIENFPDEQSCRDHFRHVREKEGIVCKRCGCEKHYWLKAKDMWQCSECEFRTTLRSGTMMENSNLPIRTWYLAMAFMTHSKKGISATELQRQLGHKRYEPVWAMMHKIRAAMGQREELYQLEGMIEIDEGYFVTETSKEDKENQKRGRGSKKKKNVGVMAESTPLEDLNTGKKSNQCRFFKMKVLENHKAENIDQMVEQSIDEKSIVFSDKSTSYVNISEYVEVHIVEKSSEEVTTSTLKWVHVAISNAKRTLLGIYHKIKGKYLQAYLDEFCYKLNRRYFGDRLFDRLAIAIAVGDWHKKG is encoded by the coding sequence GTGAAAATAATCAAATTCATTGAAAACTTTCCTGATGAACAAAGCTGCAGAGATCATTTCAGGCATGTTCGTGAAAAAGAAGGCATAGTTTGTAAGCGCTGTGGATGCGAAAAACACTATTGGTTAAAAGCAAAAGACATGTGGCAATGTTCTGAATGTGAGTTCAGGACTACGTTGCGAAGTGGAACCATGATGGAAAATTCGAATCTGCCAATTCGTACATGGTATTTGGCTATGGCATTTATGACTCATAGCAAGAAAGGAATATCCGCAACCGAGTTACAGCGGCAGTTGGGACATAAACGATATGAGCCGGTTTGGGCAATGATGCATAAGATTCGTGCGGCAATGGGTCAGAGAGAAGAACTGTATCAGCTTGAGGGCATGATAGAAATTGATGAAGGATACTTTGTAACCGAAACAAGCAAAGAGGATAAAGAAAATCAAAAGCGTGGCCGTGGCAGCAAAAAGAAAAAGAATGTTGGAGTAATGGCAGAGTCAACACCGCTTGAAGACTTGAATACAGGCAAGAAAAGCAATCAGTGCCGCTTTTTCAAGATGAAAGTTTTGGAAAATCACAAGGCCGAAAATATAGATCAGATGGTTGAACAAAGCATTGATGAAAAAAGCATTGTGTTCTCAGATAAGAGTACAAGCTATGTCAACATTTCAGAATATGTTGAAGTACATATCGTGGAAAAATCCTCAGAAGAAGTCACAACAAGCACTCTTAAATGGGTACATGTGGCAATTAGTAATGCAAAACGTACGCTGCTGGGTATCTATCATAAAATCAAAGGCAAATATCTCCAGGCATATCTTGATGAGTTCTGCTACAAACTAAACCGCAGGTATTTCGGAGATCGGCTATTCGACAGGCTTGCAATTGCAATCGCAGTAGGTGACTGGCATAAAAAGGGATGA